The DNA segment AGTCAGGCGTTGCTGTCTTGCTTAACATATGTGCTGTTCGGGCCAATGAGTGGCGGGCGGTTGTGACCTCGCCATGGGCGGCGCGGCGGATCAGGGCGTGAACTGCGCTGGCCGCCATCAAATATCCCGTCGCGTGATCAAGCGCCTGTACCGGAAGCGGTAGGGGCTTTTTAGAACCTGAATGTGTCATCCCCCAATCGGCAATGCCGCAGCTCATTTGCACAAGGCTGTCAAACCCGCGTCGTTTGGCCCACGGTCCGGTCCAGCCATAGGCAGACAGCGTCACATCAATCAGCGCCGGGTTAATGGCACGCAGCGTTTTGGCGTCATACCCCAATTCAGGCAGGGCGTCAGGGCGATAGCCATGCAGCAAGATGTCAGCACCGCTAATCAGTTCTTCAAATAGCTTGCGGTCTTCCCGGTCCCGCAGATCAAGTCCCGCACAGCGTTTGCCGAGTGTGACTTCGGGAATGACCGCACCTTCATCCCAGCCTGGCGGGTCGATGCGCAACACATCCGCACCAAATGCTGCCAGAAAACGCCCGGCGACTGGGCCGGCCAAGATACGGGTCAGATCAAGAACGCGGATGCCACGCAGCGGGCGGGCCGGGTCAATTGACGCGGGGGTGAAATTGGTGTTTGCGTGCTGGTCCCAGCAGATCAGTGGATCGGTGGCGATCGATATTCCTTGCGGATGTGCCTGCCATTCCGCAAGGCTATGCATGGTTGCGGCACAGCCATTCGCCGCGACAATTTCGTTTTCAAGCATATCACTTTGCCAGTCCAGCACAGCCATCGCCAGATCATCGCGGGTTTCGTAATCGCCCAGAACAGAAAGTGCCGCCGCGCGGTGATGTGGCGCGTTGGTATGTAACCGGATCCACCCGTCACGCGTTCGATAGTCGCCCGCCAGCGGGTCCCAGACGTTTGGCAATGTCCAGCCTTGAGGGCGGATTGTCATATTAAACCATTTCGACGCCAGTCGCTGATCAACCGTTATCGGGGCGTCTGATCCGGTTTCAAGGGCGCGCCAGTTTGAAATCGTCGCGGCGGCCATCCCGATGCTTGCACAGGCGAGTTCGGTGACTGCGAAATAGGACGGTAAGGCATCTGTGCCGATGGTCGTGATTTCAGGTGTTTCAGATAGGCCAAGGGCATTGGCGATCTGGGGTGTGAAACAGTTGGGCATGATGGCGTTTCCTTTATCAAGGGGCGGAACCAGTAATGACCAAAGCATCATGCCGGACTGGACAAACCGTCAATCTTGATCAAGATAATCAATATGAAAAAATTCGATGACGGATCATTCTGCACATTGTCGGCAGCGGATGTGTGCGCGCAGGTCGGCATATCGCGCGATACGCTTTACGCCTATGTCAGTAGGGGGATTGTGCGTGCTGTTGCCCATCCGGGTGATGCACGCAAAAGCCTGTATGACCGGCGCGATGTCGCCAAACTGCATGATCGCAAACGACGTGGACGGTCACGGCAATCTGTTGCGGCCTCGACCATTGATTGGGGGGAGCCGATCCTAATGTCGGACATCACCCGCATTGCCGATGGGCAGTTTTACTATCGCGGTCAAAACGCCGTCGAACTGTCCCGCACAATGACGCTTGAGGACGCAGCCGGTCTTTTGGCCGGGCTTCGATGCGATCCTGTGTTGAATGCCGTGCCGGACTTTGTTCCGGCCAAACATGATCTGGCGCTGCAGCGTATGGTGGCGATGCTGGCTGAGCTTATGACCGGATCGCCCCGTGGTGATGGTCGTCCGAGCGCGGCACGGATTGTTCGGCTTGGCGCCTTGGCCGCAGCCGGAGTCTCAGACGACGGGAAAAGCCCGATCCATCTGGTTTTGGCAAATGCATGGACAGATCATGAAAATGCGCCGGACCTGTTGCGTCGGGCCCTCGTACTTTGTGCCGATCACGAGCTTAATGCATCGGCCTATACCGTGCGTGTTGCGGCATCGGCCGGGGCAACCATACCGGCATCCCTGATGGCGGGGTTGTCGACCCTGTCGGGTGCGCGTCATGGCGGCCTGACACCGAGATGTCGGGCATGGATGGATCAGGTCGAAAAAGCTGGTGGCAAGATTGATCCCGATTATGTGCCGCCGGGATTTGGTCATCCGCTCTATCCCGATGGCGATCCGCGAACCCGTGCACTCATGCAGGCCTGTGGTCAGACTGGCGATGCCTTCTGGGCGCGGATTGCAAATGAGGTCGCGCAAAATACCGGGCAGAATCCCAGTCTTGATTTCGGATTGGCCTTGATTGAACGCGAACTTTGTCTGCCGAAGGGGGCAGGGCTTGGTATTTTTGCCGTTGGGCGCATGGCAGGCTGGATCGCGCATCTTTTTGAACAGCGCAAAAGTGGCAAGATCATTCGGCCACGCGCAAGTGTGTCCTGATGTGATCCAAATTGCGCAGCATAGGTTACATTGGTTCCTTGCGTCATCCGTACGGGGTCGAAGCGTCAATCACCCTGCAATTTGATCTTCGGGCGTCGGGTTAGGGGCGGGCAACCACCTGCTTGATCCAGCCTGCGATCTTGTCAAACGTACCGGGCGCATAGGCATACCGGCCAAGGGCGACATAAAGCATTTGGCGGGATGTCGGCATCTCGCTAATGAGTTGGTAGTTAAACAAATTGCTTCTAAGCAGCCCGTGCGTGGCATCGGGGATGACAACCACCTCATTTTCAGGATGTCGACCGATCAGGATATCGCGATAGATGTCCGCATCGGATTTTGCATCCACATTCAGATCATCATGCCCCCACATGGCAAGTGTTGGTGTTTCAATCTGTGCCAGGTCGGCTTTTGCGTCAGATGCAATATTGCGTTTTACAAATCCGAACCGGTCCGATGCCATCGGTGACGGATCATTGGTATTTGCAAGGTAGGTTTCGTAACTTGCATCGGGCGCAAAGATCACGGTGTCCCGGACGTGGTTGCGTTCGAGCTGACGGGTGATATCGGTTTTTGTTGCGCCACCTGCCAGCAGGCGTTGGCGTGTATAAAAATCACCCTGGTCTTGCCAGTTCACCGCCCCGCCAATGATGACGTTAAAGGCATTGTCCGGGATCATCCGCGACGCTTTGGGGAACACCCAGCCCGCCTGGGAAAAACCGATAAAGCCGATTTGCTGTCGGCTTCCGGGATGGGCCGTTTTGATTGCGTCATACGCCGCAACGGCTTCGTTTGCGCGGTCATTCATCGATTGCGAACGCCAGTTTCCCGTGCTTTCGCCGACGCCGGCCTTGTCCCAGCTGTAAATGCCGATCCCGCGATCGAGCAGGGCATTGATCAGGGGTAAATAGCCATCGCCCGCAAAGCGGTCCTGCGGACCATCGCCATGAAGCAGAAGGGCAATCGGGCCTGTATGCTGCGCATCTGGCAAGATCAGGCTGCCAGACAGAACAGCATCTTCGTGTGCAAAGCTGATCTGTTCAGTCGGGCGGTTGCTGATATCAAAGTCAGACAATCCGATTAGTGCAAGACTTCCGGGAACAGCAACAAGCAGCACAAACAGAACAATCGCCACCCTGACAAGGCGGCGGTAACGAATGCGGCGGGGCGATGGCACGGCACAGCCTTTCAGGTCGGTGACAGCAAGGGCGATTTGGCAGTGTTCGCAGATTGCGAGAAGTCAGGGTGCCCGTCAATTGCCTTGCAACCGGTTATGTCGATGAAATCAGGTGTTTAGCCCAAAAGCATCCGGATCATAAGTGCAAGGCCCTAGGTCCTGAGCCTGGAATTGCACAAAACAGAACTTGAAAGAGCATCATGAAACGGTCAATGCTTTCGGCACTGCAACCAAATCTGCCTTGCGTGCCATTGTGATCCTTTCAGACGAGATACCTGACCACCGTATTGCCGGTCCTGCCCCGCGCATGATTGCGGCCGAGATTTATCGTGGCTCAAGCTATGGTCCCAAGCATCCGCTGGCGATCCCGCGTGTATCGCTGGTGGTTGATATGGTGCATGCGCTGGGCTGGGTGGATGAAACCACCTATTTGACAGGGCCGGTGGCAACGCCCGACCAGCTCGCGCGGTTCCATGACCCGGACTATATCGCCGCCGTCATGCAGGCCGAGCGCGATCAAGCGCTGCCCGTCGAGATGATGGAGCGGTTTGGTCTGGGCAAGAATGGCAATCCGATCTATCCGGAAATTTTCCGGCGTCCGGCGACTGCCGCCGGATCATCGGTGATGGCGGCCAACCTGATCAAGGATGGCGGGATCATTCATCATCCGGCAGGGGGCACCCATCACGGTTTGCGCGATCGGGCATCGGGGTTCTGTTACTTCAACGATCCGGTTCTGGGTATTTATGCCTTGCTCGATAGCGGGTTGGACCGGGTGCTTTATGTTGATATTGACGCCCATCACGGCGACGGGGTGCAGATTGCCTTTGCCGAGGATGAACGTGTTCTGACCGTCTCCATCCATCAGGAAGACCTGTGGCCCAAGACCGGCGCAATTGATGACATTGCAGGCGGCATGGCGCGCAACCTTCCGATGCCGGGCGGCATGCATGATGACGAGATGCGTTTCATTCTTTTTGAATATTTGATTCCGCTTGGATTAAGTTTTACACCCCAAGCTATTGTTTTACAATGTGGATGTGATACTCTTGCAGAGGATCCACTGTCCAGACAGCTTTTGGGCAATCAGTCGATCTGGGAAGTCGTGGGGGCGATGACCCGATTGGCGCCCCGAAGCCTTGTTCTTGGCGGCGGAGGATATAGTCCATATGGCGTTGCACGCTGTTGGTCCGGGGTGTGGGCAACCATTAACGGGATCGAAATACCTGATGTGTTACCCATCACAGCGGAAAATATCCTGCGTGTCATAAAATGGGCGCATAGTCGTGGAAGACAGCCGGCAAGTGAGTTGTTCACAACGCTTGCGGATCCATGGCGGGGTGGCGCCATCCGGGACGAGGTCCGGGAGCGCGTCAAAAGACTAAGAGGATATGGGGTATGAAGTCGTTCTTTCAGATGGCTTTGGTTGTGTGCTTTGTCAGCGCGGCGGTTGTTGCCGGGCTGAATGCAAAGGCAACCGGTTATGAACGGTCGCGTCTTCTTGTTGATGGCGAAGTGTTCAATGTTGAACTGGCCATCACACCCGAAGAAAGGTCACGCGGCCTGATGTTCCGTACCGAAATGGCTGAAGACGCCGGAATGCTGTTTGATTTCGGCGGACCACGCGACATTTCGATGTGGATGAAAAACACCTTTATCTCGCTTGATATGCTGTTCATTGCAACCGACGGCACGATTGTCGGTATTGAAAAACGCACCGTGCCGCAATCGGAAACCATCATTCCGTCGCCAAGGCCTGTGCGCTTTGTGCTTGAACTCAATGGTGGCTCGTCTGACCGGATGGGGTTTGAGGTTGGTGAAAAGGTCGAGGGACTGCCGCGCTAGGCCACGCCATCGACACGCCACACAATCAATCAGCAATAGCAAGGCCGCAGGTGATATCTGCGGCCTTTGGTTTTTGCGTCGGTTTTTGTGTCATATTTTCGAGAAAAACACGTAATGCGGTCTTGCCCACCCAGCAAGATGGTGCTAAATCCACATCCGCGTCGGGGAGTAGCGCAGTCTGGTAGCGTACCTGCTTTGGGAGCAGGGGGTCGCGAGTTCGAATCTCGCCTTCCCGACCATTTCCCCTTTTATCGTTTTTCGGATGCCCAACGGGATTTCCAAGTCACGATAAAAGGTGTAAAAGATGAACTGATAGCAGGGGTTAGAGAGACCCGTTTAACTGCCATCATCATCTTATCCCGAAGGTCAAGACGAGGGTCCCGATGAAGGTCCGTGTTTACAAACCTGCCAAGAACGCCATGCAGTCCGGTCAGGCTGCGACCAAGCACTGGGTCATGGAATTTGAACCGGGTGCGAAAAAGGTCGCGGATCAGCTGATGGGCTGGATCGGTTCGACCGACACCCGAGGTCAGGTCCGCATGTATTTCGAAACCCTCGAAGAAGCGCAGGCGTTTGCCGCCAAGCACAAGCTGATCGCGGACATCGAAATGCCGAAGCCGCGCAAACTTCAGCTCAAGGCCTATGCCGACAACTTCGCATTCAAACGCGTCGTCTGATCTGGCACTTGCCATCGGTATTTGACCAATTCTCGGGGCGGATTTCCGCCCCGTTTCGTCTGACAGGGGACGTTAAATCCTGAAATCATATCGGGCAGGCGCCCAATGCCATGCCCCGGGGTTCGTAACCACCCCACCCAGCGGTCCCTTAGCTCAACTGGATAGAGCAACAGACTTCTAATCTGTAGGTTGCAGGTTCGAGTCCTGCAGGGATCGCCATTTTTCTTCATTTAAACAATCTGGAATTGGCTAATTTGGTTGGCAGTTGGCCAATCAGTTATGACTGTTGCGTAGTCTCCAGAAAAAGTGTGATTTCGATCTTAATAGTTGGCGGCCTACGCCAAACTTTAGGAAGCGAAAAGTAGAACTGATCACTCTGCATCTATCAATCTATGGTTGATTTAATTTTCCTTTATATTCATGCTGTGCAATTGCTTTTACCTGCTTAAGCGGAGGTTGTTGGGATGCGCAGTTTGCCATTGGTTGCACTCATTTTGTTGTCCGGTTGCAGTAGTTCACAACTTGTCTCTTCTGAGGCCGGTGCCCCGTCTGAAACATCACCCCCAAGCGTTGCAGTTGAGACGACCAGCAGCACCATTAACGTTGAGCAGGCTCCACTTGTACCAAGTCAATTGAGTTCGGGAGCGCAAGAGAGAGTCTTGAATGTTACGCCGCACATCCTAGTTGAAAGGAACACTTCTGGGCAGACTGTGGACTTCTGGGATGATACCTATACCCGAGTTAGGGTCACAGCCAAGACGCTTGGCAATGCCCCCAGCGGACTAGGCGTTGATCGGAACTATGATGCCGAAAGACGAAACGCCATTGCGCGTTTCTTTGTCGGGAAGACACTTTCGGCCAATTTGACCTTCAGAGTGGATATCAGCGGAGAACGTCCTGCATTTTCTTCGGTAGTACCGGTTGTCGCAATGTCCCACATTAGTAACAGCGAAACCGGCGAAGCGTGGTCCACCGACATCTATGGTCAGTCCGTAAACAAACTGGTCCGCATTCGGGCAGGCTCTAAAATTAGCGTTGGCGTCGAGCTGGCGCGTTCTAAGAGTGCAGATAGCCAGATCATTCAGAGTGCACTTAACGTGGCGAGGGAGGCAACTAAGGTTATTGCTCCTGAGTCCGACTTGCTTACAACGTTTACGAAAAACTCGGCAGATAAAGAAGCAAAAATCTGGGATAGCGCTCTTGGTAAATTGTTCTCTCAAAGCTTGAGTGAGAAAGTTCTTTCAGACAGCTTGTTGCATGAATTCTTGCCGGACACGCCCATTGTTTCAGTCCAACTCAGGTTGCCCAGAAATCTTGATAGCAATGGTCTGAATGACGCTATGGAAATTGGCAGTTGGGATGTGTCATTGGACTGTCCAACGCGCTCCTTGTTCATCCCAGCAAGAAGAGTTGCAAGTGGCAACTCACAAGCAGTGACCTGTCAAGTTCAAGTAAAGGATATTCCGGCAGACTTTAAGCTCTCTCCTGAGCGGGTTCTTGGGTATCCGCTGTCTGATAATACTACAATCTACAGCTATCTGTTGGCTTCCCCTGAGTTCAATACCAGACTTCAGGACGTCGCAGCCGCAACAAGTCAGACGTTGCCAGCAGAAGCAAA comes from the Thalassospira sp. ER-Se-21-Dark genome and includes:
- a CDS encoding citrate synthase, with translation MKKFDDGSFCTLSAADVCAQVGISRDTLYAYVSRGIVRAVAHPGDARKSLYDRRDVAKLHDRKRRGRSRQSVAASTIDWGEPILMSDITRIADGQFYYRGQNAVELSRTMTLEDAAGLLAGLRCDPVLNAVPDFVPAKHDLALQRMVAMLAELMTGSPRGDGRPSAARIVRLGALAAAGVSDDGKSPIHLVLANAWTDHENAPDLLRRALVLCADHELNASAYTVRVAASAGATIPASLMAGLSTLSGARHGGLTPRCRAWMDQVEKAGGKIDPDYVPPGFGHPLYPDGDPRTRALMQACGQTGDAFWARIANEVAQNTGQNPSLDFGLALIERELCLPKGAGLGIFAVGRMAGWIAHLFEQRKSGKIIRPRASVS
- a CDS encoding ETC complex I subunit; this translates as MKVRVYKPAKNAMQSGQAATKHWVMEFEPGAKKVADQLMGWIGSTDTRGQVRMYFETLEEAQAFAAKHKLIADIEMPKPRKLQLKAYADNFAFKRVV
- a CDS encoding DUF192 domain-containing protein, with translation MKSFFQMALVVCFVSAAVVAGLNAKATGYERSRLLVDGEVFNVELAITPEERSRGLMFRTEMAEDAGMLFDFGGPRDISMWMKNTFISLDMLFIATDGTIVGIEKRTVPQSETIIPSPRPVRFVLELNGGSSDRMGFEVGEKVEGLPR
- a CDS encoding alpha/beta hydrolase translates to MPSPRRIRYRRLVRVAIVLFVLLVAVPGSLALIGLSDFDISNRPTEQISFAHEDAVLSGSLILPDAQHTGPIALLLHGDGPQDRFAGDGYLPLINALLDRGIGIYSWDKAGVGESTGNWRSQSMNDRANEAVAAYDAIKTAHPGSRQQIGFIGFSQAGWVFPKASRMIPDNAFNVIIGGAVNWQDQGDFYTRQRLLAGGATKTDITRQLERNHVRDTVIFAPDASYETYLANTNDPSPMASDRFGFVKRNIASDAKADLAQIETPTLAMWGHDDLNVDAKSDADIYRDILIGRHPENEVVVIPDATHGLLRSNLFNYQLISEMPTSRQMLYVALGRYAYAPGTFDKIAGWIKQVVARP
- a CDS encoding CoA transferase produces the protein MPNCFTPQIANALGLSETPEITTIGTDALPSYFAVTELACASIGMAAATISNWRALETGSDAPITVDQRLASKWFNMTIRPQGWTLPNVWDPLAGDYRTRDGWIRLHTNAPHHRAAALSVLGDYETRDDLAMAVLDWQSDMLENEIVAANGCAATMHSLAEWQAHPQGISIATDPLICWDQHANTNFTPASIDPARPLRGIRVLDLTRILAGPVAGRFLAAFGADVLRIDPPGWDEGAVIPEVTLGKRCAGLDLRDREDRKLFEELISGADILLHGYRPDALPELGYDAKTLRAINPALIDVTLSAYGWTGPWAKRRGFDSLVQMSCGIADWGMTHSGSKKPLPLPVQALDHATGYLMAASAVHALIRRAAHGEVTTARHSLARTAHMLSKTATPDCIGMITAETDADTAPDMEDTDCGPARRIAFPVSIAGTPHHWDHPAGKLHRHGAHW
- a CDS encoding acetoin utilization protein AcuC, with protein sequence MKEHHETVNAFGTATKSALRAIVILSDEIPDHRIAGPAPRMIAAEIYRGSSYGPKHPLAIPRVSLVVDMVHALGWVDETTYLTGPVATPDQLARFHDPDYIAAVMQAERDQALPVEMMERFGLGKNGNPIYPEIFRRPATAAGSSVMAANLIKDGGIIHHPAGGTHHGLRDRASGFCYFNDPVLGIYALLDSGLDRVLYVDIDAHHGDGVQIAFAEDERVLTVSIHQEDLWPKTGAIDDIAGGMARNLPMPGGMHDDEMRFILFEYLIPLGLSFTPQAIVLQCGCDTLAEDPLSRQLLGNQSIWEVVGAMTRLAPRSLVLGGGGYSPYGVARCWSGVWATINGIEIPDVLPITAENILRVIKWAHSRGRQPASELFTTLADPWRGGAIRDEVRERVKRLRGYGV